From one Saccharomyces cerevisiae S288C chromosome XVI, complete sequence genomic stretch:
- the HDA3 gene encoding Hda3p (Subunit of HDA1 histone deacetylase complex; tetrameric trichostatin A-sensitive class II histone deacetylase complex contains Hda1p homodimer and an Hda2p-Hda3p heterodimer; required for activity of complex; relocalizes to cytosol in response to hypoxia; similar to Hda2p; the HDA1 histone deacetylase complex regulates aging through trehalose metabolism) has protein sequence MDLLRILDTKPIPTIVDATTLGISGNTSGDYWLPTTMSLYQKELTDQIVSLHYSDILRYFETSHYKEDVILESMKTMCLNGSLVATHPYLLIDHYMPKSLITRDVPAHLAENSGKFSVLRDLINLVQEYETETAIVCRPGRTMDLLEALLLGNKVHIKRYDGHSIKSKQKANDFSCTVHLFSSEGINFTKYPIKSKARFDMLICLDTTVDTSQKDIQYLLQYKRERKGLERYAPIVRLVAINSIDHCRLFFGKKFDKNSREYLENVTAAMVILRDRLGTLPPDLRPIYSQKLHYLVEWLENPTVPWPLPDIYPLKQYTSMDVERSLLTEVHFKKSDDQLEDAFSNCSKKRGRHGANKAASSTVAGIEDNITPSFYSTKRLKNDYYTNPLKQDMTQLTGITTADNSSNVNYHLSSGIITHKLIQSMGEVYMDICVQKQELDDYSCLDDLQNDHLKFFSNEDEKIIKEYETVLRTNNENLNRSHELEVENNLKFSQIETLEKDIETLKGSLMAQGETLSKLKDAFVKTDNVQDEIEKEERVSVSRDTEKKYMEQEIKRAVDAIRENEEETHKLNEKQNGLESELKLKFEKSEISTKELNEKIGFLKKELKLENDLNEELVGQLSKTMDNLENLTIPRVRTQNGNTKKKSRAKKPGNV, from the coding sequence ATGGATTTACTACGCATTTTAGACACGAAACCAATACCTACAATTGTTGATGCTACTACTCTGGGAATCTCAGGAAATACTTCCGGTGATTATTGGCTGCCAACTACAATGTCGctttatcaaaaagaaCTCACGGATCAAATAGTATCATTACACTACTCAGATATCTTGAGATACTTCGAAACGTCACACTACAAAGAGGACGTCATTCTCGAATCTATGAAGACCATGTGTTTAAATGGTTCACTGGTAGCAACCCATCCATACCTACTAATAGATCATTATATGCCTAAATCGTTAATAACTCGTGATGTTCCTGCACATTTAGCGGAAAATAGTGGAAAGTTCAGCGTTTTGAGAGATCTCATAAATCTTgttcaagaatatgaaaCTGAAACGGCCATTGTTTGTAGACCTGGGAGAACAATGGACTTACTGGAAGCCTTACTATTGGGAAATAAGGTGCATATCAAAAGATATGACGGTCATTCTATCAAGTCAAAACAAAAGGCAAATGACTTCTCGTGTACAGTtcatttgttttcttctgaagGAATTAATTTCACAAAATATCCGATAAAATCCAAGGCTCGATTCGACATGCTGATCTGCTTAGATACTACAGTGGATACAAGTCAAAAAGATATTCAATATTTGTTGCAATATAAGAGGGAGAGGAAGGGTTTAGAAAGATATGCTCCAATTGTTAGGCTAGTGGCCATTAATTCAATTGATCATTGTAGGTTATTCTttggtaaaaaatttgacaagAACAGTAGAGAATACTTGGAGAACGTTACCGCAGCTATGGTAATTTTAAGAGATCGACTGGGCACACTTCCACCTGATTTGAGGCCCATTTATTCACAAAAGCTGCATTATTTAGTAGAATGGTTGGAAAACCCAACAGTACCGTGGCCATTACCAGATATTTACCCTTTAAAACAATATACTTCCATGGATGTAGAAAGGTCTTTGTTAACGGAAGTACATTTCAAAAAGTCAGATGATCAACTAGAGGATGCTTTTTCCAACTGttccaaaaaaagaggacGCCATGGTGCTAATAAGGCAGCATCTTCAACTGTTGCCGGAATTGAGGATAATATTACTCCAAGTTTTTACTCTACCAAAAGATTAAAGAACGATTATTATACAAATCCTTTAAAACAAGACATGACACAACTAACAGGTATTACTACAGCTGACAACTCCTCGAATGTAAATTACCACTTATCAAGTGGAATCATAACACACAAACTGATTCAATCAATGGGAGAAGTGTATATGGATATTTGCGTTCAGAAACAGGAGCTGGATGATTATTCTTGCCTTGATGATTTGCAAAATGATcatctgaaatttttctcaaatgaagatgagaaaattataaaagaatatgaaaCCGTATTGCGAACCAATAATGAAAACTTAAATAGGTCGCATGAACTAGAAGTTGAAAACAATTTGAAGTTTTCCCAAATCGAAACACTGGAAAAAGACATTGAAACTTTAAAGGGAAGTTTGATGGCCCAAGGTGAAACATTATCAAAGTTAAAAGACGCTTTCGTTAAAACAGACAATGTACAAGACGAGATcgagaaagaagaaagggTAAGTGTATCAAGGGATACTGAGAAGAAATATATGGAacaagaaatcaaaagagCCGTTGATGCTATAAGGGAAAATGAGGAGGAGACACACAAACTTAATGAGAAACAAAATGGATTAGAAAGTGagttgaaattgaaattcGAAAAGTCTGAAATCTCTACAAAAGAATTGAATGAGAAAATTggctttttgaaaaaggaattaaAGCTTGAGAATGATCTAAACGAGGAGTTAGTGGGACAGTTATCGAAGACGATGGACAACTTGGAAAACTTAACAATTCCACGAGTTCGTACTCAAAATGGTaacacaaaaaaaaaatccagGGCAAAAAAACCAGGAAATGTAtaa
- the BET2 gene encoding Rab geranylgeranyltransferase BET2 (Beta subunit of both type II and type III geranylgeranyltransferase complexes; provides a prenylated membrane attachment moiety for Rab-like proteins Ypt1p and Sec4p as part of GGTase-II; functions with alpha subunit Ecm9p (GGTase-III) in the transfer of a geranylgeranyl group to mono-farnsylated Ykt6p, regulating membrane localization and function in cell wall integrity and autophagy; required for vesicular transport between the ER and Golgi; human homolog RabGGTB, can complement yeast BET2 mutants), whose product MSGSLTLLKEKHIRYIESLDTKKHNFEYWLTEHLRLNGIYWGLTALCVLDSPETFVKEEVISFVLSCWDDKYGAFAPFPRHDAHLLTTLSAVQILATYDALDVLGKDRKVRLISFIRGNQLEDGSFQGDRFGEVDTRFVYTALSALSILGELTSEVVDPAVDFVLKCYNFDGGFGLCPNAESHAAQAFTCLGALAIANKLDMLSDDQLEEIGWWLCERQLPEGGLNGRPSKLPDVCYSWWVLSSLAIIGRLDWINYEKLTEFILKCQDEKKGGISDRPENEVDVFHTVFGVAGLSLMGYDNLVPIDPIYCMPKSVTSKFKKYPYK is encoded by the coding sequence ATGTCAGGATCTCTTACGCTACTTAAGGAAAAGCATATACGTTATATTGAATCATTGGATACAAAGAAGCataattttgaatactGGCTTACCGAGCATCTTCGTTTGAATGGGATATATTGGGGACTTACTGCCTTGTGTGTGCTTGATTCTCCAGAGACATTTGTGAAAGAAGAGGTTATATCATTTGTTCTGAGCTGTTGGGACGACAAATACGGCGCTTTCGCACCATTTCCAAGACATGATGCACATTTATTAACTACATTGTCCGCCGTACAGATCTTGGCCACTTATGATGCTTTGGATGTTCTTGGAAAAGATCGTAAGGTTCGCTTGATTTCCTTCATCCGTGGGAATCAATTGGAAGATGGTTCGTTCCAGGGTGACAGGTTTGGGGAGGTAGATACAAGGTTTGTTTATACAGCCTTGAGTGCACTATCAATTTTGGGTGAATTAACGTCTGAAGTTGTTGACCCTGCTGTAGACTTTGTACTCAAGTGTTATAATTTTGATGGTGGCTTTGGATTATGTCCTAATGCTGAATCCCATGCAGCTCAAGCTTTTACCTGTCTTGGCGCTTTGGCAATTGCTAACAAATTGGATATGCTTAGTGACGACCAACTAGAAGAAATTGGGTGGTGGCTTTGCGAACGACAATTACCAGAAGGTGGACTAAACGGTAGGCCAAGTAAACTGCCCGATGTTTGCTATAGTTGGTGGGTTTTATCTTCATTAGCTATTATTGGTAGACTAGATTGGATAAATTATGAGAAGCTAACTGAGTTTATACTCAAATGTCAAGATGAGAAGAAGGGTGGAATAAGCGACAGGCCTGAAAATGAAGTGGATGTCTTCCATACAGTTTTTGGTGTTGCTGGTTTAAGTTTAATGGGATACGACAATTTAGTCCCCATAGATCCCATATATTGTATGCCGAAATCCGTTACatcaaaattcaaaaagtaTCCATACAAATAG
- the AOS1 gene encoding E1 ubiquitin-activating protein AOS1 (Subunit of heterodimeric nuclear SUMO activating enzyme E1 with Uba2p; activates Smt3p (SUMO) before its conjugation to proteins (sumoylation), which may play a role in protein targeting; essential for viability; relocalizes to the cytosol in response to hypoxia), translated as MDMKVEKLSEDEIALYDRQIRLWGMTAQANMRSAKVLLINLGAIGSEITKSIVLSGIGHLTILDGHMVTEEDLGSQFFIGSEDVGQWKIDATKERIQDLNPRIELNFDKQDLQEKDEEFFQQFDLVVATEMQIDEAIKINTLTRKLNIPLYVAGSNGLFAYVFIDLIEFISEDEKLQSVRPTTVGPISSNRSIIEVTTRKDEEDEKKTYERIKTKNCYRPLNEVLSTATLKEKMTQRQLKRVTSILPLTLSLLQYGLNQKGKAISFEQMKRDAAVWCENLGVPATVVKDDYIQQFIKQKGIEFAPVAAIIGGAVAQDVINILGKRLSPLNNFIVFDGITLDMPLFEF; from the coding sequence ATGGATATGAAAGTAGAAAAATTAagtgaagatgaaattgcACTGTATGATAGACAGATTCGTCTATGGGGAATGACAGCACAGGCCAATATGAGATCAGCAAAAGTATTGCTGATCAATCTTGGAGCAATTGGTTCTGAAATTACCAAAAGTATCGTCCTTAGTGGTATAGGGCATTTAACCATATTGGATGGACACATGGTgactgaagaagatttagGATCCCAGTTCTTCATAGGCTCTGAAGATGTTGGCCAATGGAAGATTGATGCAACAAAAGAGAGAATTCAAGACTTGAACCCCCGTATAGAGTTGAACTTTGATAAGCAGGATTTGCAAGAAAAGGACGAAGAGTTCTTTCAGCAGTTTGATTTAGTCGTGGCTACAGAAATGCAGATTGATGAAGCAATCAAAATTAACACATTAACTCGAAAACTAAACATTCCATTATATGTTGCTGGTTCTAATGGATTGTTCGCTTatgtttttattgatttgaTTGAATTCATTTCAGAGgatgaaaaattgcaaaGTGTAAGACCTACCACCGTTGGTCCCATTTCAAGCAATAGGAGCATTATAGAAGTTACTACtagaaaagatgaagaagatgaaaaaaaaacatatGAACGAATCAAGACCAAGAACTGCTATAGGCCACTGAACGAAGTTTTAAGCACAGCAAcattaaaggaaaaaatgaCGCAAAGACAGTTAAAAAGAGTCACTAGTATCTTGCCGTTAACCCTGTCCTTATTGCAATATGGTCTCAACCAAAAGGGCAAGGCCATAAGCTTTGAACAAATGAAAAGAGATGCGGCCGTATGGTGTGAAAATCTGGGTGTACCAGCAACAGTGGTAAAGGACGATTACATACAACAGTTTATCAAACAGAAAGGTATCGAGTTTGCTCCTGTCGCGGCCATTATAGGGGGTGCTGTAGCGCAGGATGTCATTAACATTCTAGGTAAAAGGCTATCTCCattaaataatttcattgtttttgatGGTATTACATTAGACATGCCACTTTTTGAGTTTTAG
- the DPB2 gene encoding DNA polymerase epsilon noncatalytic subunit (Second largest subunit of DNA polymerase II (DNA polymerase epsilon); required for maintenance of fidelity of chromosomal replication; essential motif in C-terminus is required for formation of the four-subunit Pol epsilon; expression peaks at the G1/S phase boundary; Cdc28p substrate): MFGSGNVLPVKIQPPLLRPLAYRVLSRKYGLSIKSDGLSALAEFVGTNIGANWRQGPATIKFLEQFAAVWKQQERGLFIDQSGVKEVIQEMKEREKVEWSHEHPIQHEENILGRTDDDENNSDDEMPIAADSSLQNVSLSSPMRQPTERDEYKQPFKPESSKALDWRDYFKVINASQQQRFSYNPHKMQFIFVPNKKQNGLGGIAGFLPDIEDKVQMFLTRYYLTNDRVMRNENFQNSDMFNPLSSMVSLQNELSNTNRQQQSSSMSITPIKNLLGRDAQNFLLLGLLNKNFKGNWSLEDPSGSVEIDISQTIPTQGHYYVPGCMVLVEGIYYSVGNKFHVTSMTLPPGERREITLETIGNLDLLGIHGISNNNFIARLDKDLKIRLHLLEKELTDHKFVILGANLFLDDLKIMTALSKILQKLNDDPPTLLIWQGSFTSVPVFASMSSRNISSSTQFKNNFDALATLLSRFDNLTENTTMIFIPGPNDLWGSMVSLGASGTLPQDPIPSAFTKKINKVCKNVVWSSNPTRIAYLSQEIVIFRDDLSGRFKRHRLEFPFNESEDVYTENDNMMSKDTDIVPIDELVKEPDQLPQKVQETRKLVKTILDQGHLSPFLDSLRPISWDLDHTLTLCPIPSTMVLCDTTSAQFDLTYNGCKVINPGSFIHNRRARYMEYVPSSKKTIQEEIYI; this comes from the coding sequence ATGTTTGGCTCTGGGAATGTTCTGCCTGTTAAAATTCAGCCTCCGCTGCTTAGGCCACTGGCGTATAGAGttttatcaagaaaatatggTTTATCAATTAAATCTGATGGACTGTCTGCTCTTGCAGAATTCGTTGGCACTAATATAGGTGCTAACTGGAGACAAGGGCCTGCTACAATAAAATTTCTCGAGCAATTTGCTGCAGTATGGAAACAACAAGAAAGAGGCCTTTTCATCGACCAGAGCGGGGTTAAAGAAGTTATACAGGAGATGAAAGAACGTGAGAAAGTCGAATGGAGTCATGAACACCCTATTCAACATGAGGAGAATATCTTGGGACGGACAGATGACGATGAGAACAACAGTGACGATGAAATGCCGATCGCTGCTGATTCATCCTTACAaaatgtttcattatcttcacCCATGCGACAGCCCACCGAAAGAgatgaatataaacagCCTTTCAAGCCAGAAAGCTCCAAGGCGTTGGACTGGAGGGACTACTTCAAAGTTATCAATGCTTCTCAGCAACAAAGATTCTCATACAATCCGCACAAAATGCAATTTATTTTCGTCCCCAATAAAAAGCAGAATGGGCTAGGAGGCATTGCGGGTTTTCTACCAGATATAGAGGACAAAGTTCAAATGTTCTTGACAAGATATTACCTCACGAACGACAGAGTCATGAGAAATGAAAACTTCCAAAACAGTGACATGTTTAATCCATTATCATCTATGGTGTCTTTACAAAATGAACTGTCCAATACTAACCGACAGCAGCAATCCAGCAGTATGAGTATCACCCCAATAAAAAACCTACTAGGTAGGGATGCTCAAAACTTTCTACTATTGGGGCTCTTAAATAAGAACTTTAAGGGCAATTGGTCACTGGAAGATCCGTCTGGATCTGTCGAAATTGACATTTCCCAAACTATCCCTACACAAGGCCATTACTACGTGCCAGGTTGCATGGTTCTTGTGGAAGGAATATACTATTCTGTAGGAAATAAATTCCATGTTACCTCCATGACTTTACCCCCTGGTGAGAGAAGAGAAATTACATTAGAAACGATAGGTAATCTCGATCTCTTAGGAATACATGGCATTTCTAATAACAATTTCATTGCTCGTTTGGATAAAGATTTGAAGATTAGATTACACCTTTTGGAGAAAGAATTAACAGATCATAAATTTGTAATTCTCGGCGCAAATTTGTTCCtagatgatttgaaaattatgaCTGCACTCAgcaaaattttgcaaaaattaAATGATGACCCACCGACCCTATTAATTTGGCAAGGTTCTTTCACTTCAGTTCCCGTTTTCGCATCAATGAGTAGCCGGAATATAAGTAGTTCCACTCAATTTAAGAATAATTTCGATGCCTTGGCGACGCTTCTGTCAAGATTTGACAATTTGACCGAAAATACCACAATGATATTTATTCCAGGTCCTAACGATTTATGGGGGTCGATGGTGTCATTGGGGGCAAGTGGGACATTACCGCAAGATCCAATTCCTAGTGCgtttaccaaaaaaatcaacaagGTCTGTAAAAACGTTGTATGGAGCTCAAATCCAACTAGAATAGCATACTTATCCCAAGAAATAGTCATTTTCAGGGACGATTTATCCGGAAGATTCAAAAGACACCGTTTGGAATTCCCATTCAACGAGAGCGAAGATGTTTATACTGAAAACGATAACATGATGTCTAAAGACACCGATATTGTACCAATCGATGAATTAGTTAAAGAACCAGACCAGTTACCACAAAAGGTtcaagaaacaagaaaactCGTTAAAACAATACTAGACCAGGGTCATTTATCGCCATTTCTTGATTCCTTGCGCCCAATTTCATGGGATTTGGACCACACTTTGACACTTTGCCCAATACCATCGACAATGGTTCTTTGCGACACTACTTCTGCACAATTTGATTTGACATACAACGGTTGTAAAGTAATTAACCCTGGAAGTTTCATTCATAATAGACGTGCTAGGTATATGGAGTACGTTCCATCctcaaagaaaactataCAAGAAGAGATATATATCTAA
- the PRP4 gene encoding U4/U6-U5 snRNP complex subunit PRP4 (Splicing factor; component of the U4/U6-U5 snRNP complex) yields the protein MSKYIALENLPVDLQHKGATQNESTADILKQLPHERLQAVLEKIPEEDLEVRRLLSILKKPEVVENEDVQQRRIRLAEILMVDEIDLENINNMENINGEEVDEEDDEDFFTPATSELIFARRFLINYSLERSRKRLQKEMERHQKFNTRQELLSRRTELQRMANLELAGSQLVSTKPISAVSLSTDDMVVATGSWAGDLQVLNSQTLQPLTQKLDSHVGKIGAIDWHPDSNNQMISCAEDGLIKNFQYSNEEGGLRLLGDLVGHERRISDVKYHPSGKFIGSASHDMTWRLWDASTHQELLLQEGHDKGVFSLSFQCDGSLVCSGGMDSLSMLWDIRSGSKVMTLAGHSKPIYTVAWSPNGYQVATGGGDGIINVWDIRKRDEGQLNQILAHRNIVTQVRFSKEDGGKKLVSCGYDNLINVYSSDTWLKMGSLAGHTDKIISLDISNNSHFLVSGGWDRSIKLWN from the coding sequence ATGAGTAAATATATTGCACTTGAAAATCTTCCGGTAGATTTGCAACATAAAGGAGCTACACAAAATGAAAGCACCGCTGATATACTGAAACAGTTGCCACATGAACGATTACAAGCTGTCCTGGAGAAGATACCAGAAGAAGATCTTGAGGTGAGACGATTGCTTTCAATTTTAAAGAAGCCGGAAGTAGTGGAGAATGAAGATGTacaacaaagaagaatacgGTTGGCTGAAATTTTAATGgttgatgaaattgatcTTGAGAACATTAATAACATGGAAAACATAAATGGGGAAGAAGTAGACGAAGAGGACGATGAGGACTTCTTCACTCCAGCAACATCTGAGCTCATTTTTGCGAGAagatttttgataaattattCACTTGAAAGATCTCGAAAGAGGCTACAGAAAGAGATGGAAAGACATCAAAAGTTCAATACAAGACAGGAATTACTCAGTCGGCGTACAGAATTACAGCGTATGGCTAATTTAGAGCTTGCTGGCTCTCAATTAGTATCTACGAAGCCTATTTCCGCAGTTTCTTTATCTACCGATGACATGGTTGTCGCAACGGGAAGCTGGGCAGGTGATCTTCAGGTATTAAATTCTCAAACACTGCAGCCATTGACACAAAAACTCGACTCTCATGTAGGGAAAATCGGAGCTATAGATTGGCATCCTGATTCAAACAATCAAATGATTTCATGCGCAGAAGACGGGCTCatcaaaaactttcaatACTCAAACGAAGAGGGCGGCCTTCGATTATTGGGAGATCTTGTGGGACATGAAAGACGTATTTCTGATGTGAAATACCACCCTAGTGGCAAATTTATAGGTAGTGCCTCTCATGATATGACTTGGAGACTTTGGGATGCGTCAACACATCAAGAACTGCTGCTACAAGAAGGCCATGATAAGGGAGTGTTTAGTCTGTCTTTTCAATGCGATGGATCTCTTGTTTGTAGCGGTGGCATGGACTCGCTTTCAATGCTATGGGATATAAGATCCGGAAGTAAGGTGATGACACTCGCAGGACACTCAAAGCCTATTTACACCGTAGCTTGGTCACCAAACGGGTATCAAGTAGCCACTGGTGGTGGTGATGGAATCATTAATGTTTGGGACATCAGAAAACGGGATGAAGGCCAACTAAATCAAATATTGGCGCATCGTAACATCGTTACGCAGGTAAGGTTTTCAAAGGAAGACGGCGGAAAGAAACTTGTCTCTTGTGGCTATGATAATTTGATCAATGTGTATAGTAGTGATACGTGGTTAAAAATGGGAAGTTTAGCAGGCCACACTGATAAAATTATTAGCTTGGATATTTCGAATAATTCTCATTTTTTAGTGAGCGGCGGATGGGATAGGTCTATCAAGCTCTGGAATTGA